The sequence below is a genomic window from Bacteroidales bacterium MB20-C3-3.
AACCCTTCGCCTGTATGTCTCCTTAATACCTGATTCACCGTCAAGCATTCCCACAGTAAGGGATGGATGAATTGTAGAAATAACTCTCTTTGAGTAGAATCTTTCACCACTTTCAAGCTCAACTCCACTTACACAGCCATTTTCTGTAATAATTCTTTTAACATTTGCCCCACACCTTACCTCTCCACCATAGGACATAATAATTCCAGACAATGCTTCTGTGATTTTATAAGCCCCTCCCCTAACTCTCCATGATGATTCGATATATGAATTATTTGCCATTGCATGTACATAGTAGGGGGTAACTGCAGACTCTCCGCAATATATTATTGAATTGCCTGTTAATATACTTTTTAACCTTTCACTCTTTATAAATGCCGATATTGAAACCTCCACAGACTTGGTAACAGATTGCAGAGACTCTGCAGAGAATCCGTTACCCATTCTTACACTATCAACAGAGAGCATTGCTGTTCTCTTTATTGAATCCGCATATGCCTCCAGACCCACTCTCTCTTCCGGGAAAAAATCAGATAATTTATCTACAAAATTACTGTGCTCCATTGCAATTGGATAACTCTTACCATCAATGTAAACAACATCAAATGAGTCCGGATTCATCCTGACAAAGCCAACCCTGTCCATCAGATCTAAATAAGAGAAAAACCTCTCCATAAACTGACCCTTATCCAGACTTCCAATGTAGTGAACAGAGGAATCAATTACGACCCCCCTCCTTTTAAATGGTTGAAAATAGCCCCCCGTACTCTCCCCCTGCTCCAGAACAAGAACACCCAGACCCTCTTTAGCGAGAATTGCAGCGCATTCAAGTCCTGCAAGACCACCACCAATTACAATTGTATCAATTTTATTCATATGATGTATTTTTGGGCCTAATTGTAAATATTGTATTTGATGTTAAATTATCATTTCTTGTCTCCTCCACAACACAGTTTAACCTGCTGCTAATCTCCCTTATTTTACTGCCACTGGTGAAGCAGGGTGAGTGGCTTGCCTTATTGAATTTTAGAATTTTTATGGAAAACCACTCAGTAAGTTTTGTAATTCTATGGTCCCTCTCTCTCTCAGAGTCACCATCTCTTAATATAATAAATCCCCCCGGTTTTAATGAATTAACAGATCTTATGATTAAGGACTCCTGCTGTTCAGGGAGAAGATAATGCAACACATCATTAATAACAATTACATCACTCAACGGTAAATTGCAAGTGAGTGCATCTGCACAGGTAAAGTTTATATTACCTCCTGATATCCAAGAACTTTTGGCCATTTCAATCTTTTCCGAATCATAGTCTATCCCATTCACAACTCTGTCAGGAGAGAGGAGACCAAGCATAAAACAGAGAGGACCATATCCGCATCCTATATCAGTTACAACTGCCTCAGCAGGAATAATTGTATGAAAAGGT
It includes:
- a CDS encoding NAD(P)/FAD-dependent oxidoreductase; this translates as MNKIDTIVIGGGLAGLECAAILAKEGLGVLVLEQGESTGGYFQPFKRRGVVIDSSVHYIGSLDKGQFMERFFSYLDLMDRVGFVRMNPDSFDVVYIDGKSYPIAMEHSNFVDKLSDFFPEERVGLEAYADSIKRTAMLSVDSVRMGNGFSAESLQSVTKSVEVSISAFIKSERLKSILTGNSIIYCGESAVTPYYVHAMANNSYIESSWRVRGGAYKITEALSGIIMSYGGEVRCGANVKRIITENGCVSGVELESGERFYSKRVISTIHPSLTVGMLDGESGIKETYRRRVNQLHNSCSMFSLYLILKPNHMKYINSNLHIQGERPLMVAFQAPEGKGEFAEVITLLTPMTIDEVGKWSQTTRGNRGDDYLEFKNRYSDILIERVEEVLPGFRESVDFSCSATPLTYRDYVKSPDGSIYGIMKDYKKPLSTFLPVKTKVGNLYLAGQSVNLHGVMGVTFTSLLTCSEIIGTGFINKMGL